A part of Neodiprion pinetum isolate iyNeoPine1 chromosome 4, iyNeoPine1.2, whole genome shotgun sequence genomic DNA contains:
- the LOC124217030 gene encoding GATA zinc finger domain-containing protein 14 isoform X1 gives MADQRIFTTLLVAILWGCVLGLQRPAPRYSQQLMPDTSFTCHHKIIGSYYADPETDCQLFHVCVSVAGTVQDYRFLCPNDTAFDQESQTCADWYDVDCEAATLYYASDNFDLYRLGSGLESRRYDGTQNDLEPLDHLQRSESSDPVRSSVNNLNRVAPSTNTNNNNNRDILRGSSSSNFFNNRHNGKEDDYDNEKIYREPEQSQAEPKRKSGVRKVARKQQFNSNSNVITPTTATPSTTFDNQNRNNNQNSGSSYNQRNNNQNNGNYNQQRNYNYNNFNQRQTQTNNYPTSSSARPYVEQTNNYPTSSSARPYFEQTNNYPTSSSARPYVEQTNNYPRNNQNRNYNTPSSTFRPATTNAFQGSNYNNNNNNNNNNNQQTAGGFGNFDSSKFGATNQQTTNYGSTVFDRTPAVTTTVRSTDFTANVATKIKKPTDQSSPTFTNQFNQFSTQPTTLRPSTSFQTTDYTGYYQKNYNTIQRTANTGGTTFQTSTFASTSYDDYSVTPRTSEPQTANKIQTTRQQDFTQTTQRFANSFAGSSYIPTTYSPVTKKQATIGNGNTQSQVINRGNDQYTGQYESARTTNSGQYRERNTQQTEQTYDTSRSNDNSGQYNREVATKAPKKVATQYNNYQSKTNFDGSTKSFDNFDQGGRTASVNGFSPASVNKLAESPVTVRATTPVPRRTVYNNPTTQRPSSAAATNYASQTTPNSRTGNFVSATPRPFTSTTRTVDRRQESTTAKSKSEKKNDYDYAYYDNAGALEYDGIDLEQVGGSRDTAKVTRN, from the exons ATGGCGGATCAGCGAATTTTCACTACTTTGCTCG TGGCAATATTGTGGGGATGCGTATTGGGCCTGCAGAGACCCGCGCCTAGATATTCGCAACAATTAATGCCGGACACGTCGTTCACATGTCATCACAAAATCATTGGAAGCTACTACGCGGACCCAGAAACTGACTGCCAGCTATTTCACGTGTGCGTTTCGGTAGCCGGAACCGTCCAGGACTACCG GTTTTTGTGTCCCAACGACACCGCGTTCGACCAGGAGAGCCAAACTTGTGCGGATTGGTACGACGTGGACTGCGAAGCAGCGACGCTTTACTACGCGAGCGACAACTTCGATCTGTACAGACTGGGATCGGGTCTTGAGTCGCGGCGTTATGACGGAACGCAAAACGATCTAGAGCCGCTGGATCATCTGCAGCGCAGCGAGTCTAGCGACCCGGTTAGATCATCGGTTAATAATTTGAACAGGGTTGCCCCTAGCACGAACacgaacaacaacaacaaccgCGACATCTTGAGgggaagcagcagcagcaattTCTTTAACAACCGACACAACGGCAAGGAGGACGATTACGATAACGAGAAGATTTACCGCGAACCAGAACAGAGCCAGGCGGAACCGAAGAGGAAATCGGGAGTGAGAAAAGTCGCGAGGAAGCAACAGttcaacagcaacagcaacgtTATCACACCGACAACCGCCACTCCATCCACAACCTTCGACAATCAGAACAGAAACAACAACCAGAACAGCGGTAGTAGCTACAACCAGAGAAACAACAACCAGAACAACGGTAACTACAACCAGCAGAGAAACTACAACTACAACAACTTCAACCAGAGACAAACACAGACCAACAATTATCCCACCTCTTCGTCAGCCCGGCCTTACGTCGAGCAGACCAACAATTATCCCACGTCTTCGTCAGCCCGTCCTTACTTCGAACAGACCAACAATTATCCCACCTCATCGTCAGCCCGTCCTTACGTTGAACAGACCAACAATTACCCCCGGAATAACCAGAACAGAAACTACAACACACCGTCTTCGACCTTCAGACCTGCGACGACTAACGCGTTCCAAGGCAGCaattacaacaacaacaacaacaacaacaacaacaacaaccagCAAACTGCGGGGGGCTTCGGTAACTTCGACAGCTCGAAATTCGGAGCGACCAATCAACAGACCACGAACTACGGAAGCACAGTCTTCGACCGAACTCCTGCGGTCACGACGACTGTGAGGTCGACGGACTTCACGGCGAACGTTGCCACCAAGATTAAGAAGCCCACCGACCAGAGCAGCCCGACTTTTACCAATCAGTTCAACCAATTCTCAACACAACCGACGACCCTAAGACCCAGCACGAGCTTCCAGACGACCGACTACACCGGTTACTATCAGAAAAACTACAACACCATTCAGAGAACAGCGAACACCGGCGGTACCACGTTCCAGACTTCGACTTTCGCGTCAACCTCCTACGACGACTACTCGGTCACCCCGAGAACCAGCGAGCCCCAGACTGCGAACAAAATTCAGACCACCAGACAGCAAGATTTTACTCAAACCACTCAGAGATTCGCAAACAGCTTTGCGGGTAGCAGCTACATCCCGACGACCTACAGTCCGGTTACCAAGAAACAAGCGACCATCGGTAATGGCAACACCCAAAGCCAGGTGATCAATCGAGGGAACGATCAGTACACCGGGCAGTACGAGAGCGCCAGAACAACGAACAGCGGCCAGTACCGCGAAAGGAACACTCAGCAGACCGAGCAGACCTACGACACCTCGAGGTCCAACGATAACAGCGGACAGTACAATCGCGAGGTGGCTACGAAAGCCCCGAAGAAGGTTGCTACGCAGTACAACAACTATCAATCTAAGACAAATTTCGACGGAAGCACCAAGAGCTTCGACAACTTCGACCAGGGCGGAAGAACGGCTTCCGTCAACGGATTCAGTCCCGCTAGTGTCAACAAGCTCGCAGAGAGTCCCGTCACCGTGAGAGCGACGACTCCCGTTCCGAG AAGGACTGTCTACAATAACCCAACAACTCAGAGGCCGTCGTCGGCTGCAGCGACCAATTACGCGTCGCAAACGACGCCGAATTCAAGAACTGGAAATTTCGTCAGTGCGACACCGAGGCCGTTCACATCCACGACAAGGACTGTCGATCGGCGTCAAGAATCTACCACGGCAAAATCAAAGTCGGAAAAGAAGAACGACTACGATTACGCTTACTACGACAATGCTGGAGCTTTGGAATACGACGGTATTGATCTGGAACAAGTTGGCGGCTCAAGAGACACCGCGAAAGtaacaagaaattga
- the LOC124217030 gene encoding GATA zinc finger domain-containing protein 14 isoform X2, whose protein sequence is MADQRIFTTLLVAILWGCVLGLQRPAPRYSQQLMPDTSFTCHHKIIGSYYADPETDCQLFHVCVSVAGTVQDYRFLCPNDTAFDQESQTCADWYDVDCEAATLYYASDNFDLYRLGSGLESRRYDGTQNDLEPLDHLQRSESSDPVRSSVNNLNRVAPSTNTNNNNNRDILRGSSSSNFFNNRHNGKEDDYDNEKIYREPEQSQAEPKRKSGVRKVARKQQFNSNSNVITPTTATPSTTFDNQNRNNNQNSGSSYNQRNNNQNNGNYNQQRNYNYNNFNQRQTQTNNYPTSSSARPYVEQTNNYPTSSSARPYFEQTNNYPTSSSARPYVEQTNNYPRNNQNRNYNTPSSTFRPATTNAFQGSNYNNNNNNNNNNNQQTAGGFGNFDSSKFGATNQQTTNYGSTVFDRTPAVTTTVRSTDFTANVATKIKKPTDQSSPTFTNQFNQFSTQPTTLRPSTSFQTTDYTGYYQKNYNTIQRTANTGGTTFQTSTFASTSYDDYSVTPRTSEPQTANKIQTTRQQDFTQTTQRFANSFAGSSYIPTTYSPVTKKQATIGNGNTQSQVINRGNDQYTGQYESARTTNSGQYRERNTQQTEQTYDTSRSNDNSGQYNREVATKAPKKVATQYNNYQSKTNFDGSTKSFDNFDQGGRTASVNGFSPASVNKLAESPVTVRATTPVPRTVYNNPTTQRPSSAAATNYASQTTPNSRTGNFVSATPRPFTSTTRTVDRRQESTTAKSKSEKKNDYDYAYYDNAGALEYDGIDLEQVGGSRDTAKVTRN, encoded by the exons ATGGCGGATCAGCGAATTTTCACTACTTTGCTCG TGGCAATATTGTGGGGATGCGTATTGGGCCTGCAGAGACCCGCGCCTAGATATTCGCAACAATTAATGCCGGACACGTCGTTCACATGTCATCACAAAATCATTGGAAGCTACTACGCGGACCCAGAAACTGACTGCCAGCTATTTCACGTGTGCGTTTCGGTAGCCGGAACCGTCCAGGACTACCG GTTTTTGTGTCCCAACGACACCGCGTTCGACCAGGAGAGCCAAACTTGTGCGGATTGGTACGACGTGGACTGCGAAGCAGCGACGCTTTACTACGCGAGCGACAACTTCGATCTGTACAGACTGGGATCGGGTCTTGAGTCGCGGCGTTATGACGGAACGCAAAACGATCTAGAGCCGCTGGATCATCTGCAGCGCAGCGAGTCTAGCGACCCGGTTAGATCATCGGTTAATAATTTGAACAGGGTTGCCCCTAGCACGAACacgaacaacaacaacaaccgCGACATCTTGAGgggaagcagcagcagcaattTCTTTAACAACCGACACAACGGCAAGGAGGACGATTACGATAACGAGAAGATTTACCGCGAACCAGAACAGAGCCAGGCGGAACCGAAGAGGAAATCGGGAGTGAGAAAAGTCGCGAGGAAGCAACAGttcaacagcaacagcaacgtTATCACACCGACAACCGCCACTCCATCCACAACCTTCGACAATCAGAACAGAAACAACAACCAGAACAGCGGTAGTAGCTACAACCAGAGAAACAACAACCAGAACAACGGTAACTACAACCAGCAGAGAAACTACAACTACAACAACTTCAACCAGAGACAAACACAGACCAACAATTATCCCACCTCTTCGTCAGCCCGGCCTTACGTCGAGCAGACCAACAATTATCCCACGTCTTCGTCAGCCCGTCCTTACTTCGAACAGACCAACAATTATCCCACCTCATCGTCAGCCCGTCCTTACGTTGAACAGACCAACAATTACCCCCGGAATAACCAGAACAGAAACTACAACACACCGTCTTCGACCTTCAGACCTGCGACGACTAACGCGTTCCAAGGCAGCaattacaacaacaacaacaacaacaacaacaacaacaaccagCAAACTGCGGGGGGCTTCGGTAACTTCGACAGCTCGAAATTCGGAGCGACCAATCAACAGACCACGAACTACGGAAGCACAGTCTTCGACCGAACTCCTGCGGTCACGACGACTGTGAGGTCGACGGACTTCACGGCGAACGTTGCCACCAAGATTAAGAAGCCCACCGACCAGAGCAGCCCGACTTTTACCAATCAGTTCAACCAATTCTCAACACAACCGACGACCCTAAGACCCAGCACGAGCTTCCAGACGACCGACTACACCGGTTACTATCAGAAAAACTACAACACCATTCAGAGAACAGCGAACACCGGCGGTACCACGTTCCAGACTTCGACTTTCGCGTCAACCTCCTACGACGACTACTCGGTCACCCCGAGAACCAGCGAGCCCCAGACTGCGAACAAAATTCAGACCACCAGACAGCAAGATTTTACTCAAACCACTCAGAGATTCGCAAACAGCTTTGCGGGTAGCAGCTACATCCCGACGACCTACAGTCCGGTTACCAAGAAACAAGCGACCATCGGTAATGGCAACACCCAAAGCCAGGTGATCAATCGAGGGAACGATCAGTACACCGGGCAGTACGAGAGCGCCAGAACAACGAACAGCGGCCAGTACCGCGAAAGGAACACTCAGCAGACCGAGCAGACCTACGACACCTCGAGGTCCAACGATAACAGCGGACAGTACAATCGCGAGGTGGCTACGAAAGCCCCGAAGAAGGTTGCTACGCAGTACAACAACTATCAATCTAAGACAAATTTCGACGGAAGCACCAAGAGCTTCGACAACTTCGACCAGGGCGGAAGAACGGCTTCCGTCAACGGATTCAGTCCCGCTAGTGTCAACAAGCTCGCAGAGAGTCCCGTCACCGTGAGAGCGACGACTCCCGTTCCGAG GACTGTCTACAATAACCCAACAACTCAGAGGCCGTCGTCGGCTGCAGCGACCAATTACGCGTCGCAAACGACGCCGAATTCAAGAACTGGAAATTTCGTCAGTGCGACACCGAGGCCGTTCACATCCACGACAAGGACTGTCGATCGGCGTCAAGAATCTACCACGGCAAAATCAAAGTCGGAAAAGAAGAACGACTACGATTACGCTTACTACGACAATGCTGGAGCTTTGGAATACGACGGTATTGATCTGGAACAAGTTGGCGGCTCAAGAGACACCGCGAAAGtaacaagaaattga